A region of Pseudomonadota bacterium DNA encodes the following proteins:
- a CDS encoding proline iminopeptidase — protein sequence MWYEKEADAVVDVEVDGYKVVTYSFGSGDDVLLCLN from the coding sequence ATGTGGTACGAGAAAGAGGCCGATGCTGTCGTCGACGTCGAGGTCGATGGCTACAAGGTTGTCACCTATAGCTTCGGTAGCGGCGATGATGTGCTGCTGTGTCTGAACG